The genomic interval AACCGGATGAACCGGGTGCTGGTGTCGCAGGCCGCCGCAGGCTTCGCCGCCTACCTGCGGGAGAAGGCGGCCCCCGGGACGACGCCCACGGTGGTCATCGGCTACGACGGACGCCGGAACTCCGACGTGTTCGCCCGCGACTCGGCGGAGCTGTTCGCCGGAGCGGGCCTGCGCGCCGTGCTGCTGCCGCGGCTGCTGCCCACCCCGGTGCTCGCGTTCGCGGTGCGGCACCTCGGCGCCGCCGCGGGCGTCATGGTCACCGCGTCGCACAACCCGCCCGACGACAACGGCTACAAGGTGTACCTCGGCGGCGCCGACGAGGGGTCGCAGATCGTCGCGCCGGCCGACGCCGAGATCGCCGCGCACATCGATCGGGTGGCCGCGGCATCCGTCGTCGCCGACCTGCCCCGCGGCGCGTACGAGACGGCGGACGAGTCCGTCGTGCAGGCCTACATCGCGGCGACCGCGACCGTCGCCCCGGCGTCGGCGGGAGCGGCGGGGATGACCTGGGTCTACACCGCCATGCACGGCGTCGGCTACGAGACGCTGCGCGCGATCCTGCATCTCGCCGGCTACCCCGAGCCGACCGTCGTCGAAGCCCAGATCGCGCCCGACGGGCGCTTTCCGACCGTCGCGTTCCCCAATCCCGAGGAGCCGGGCGCGATGGACCTCGCCTTCGAGACCGCGCGGCAGGCGGATGCCGAGTTCGTCATCGCCAACGACCCCGACGCCGACCGCCTGGCGGTCGCGATCCCCGACGCCGCCGCCGACGGTGGCTGGCGGCGCCTGACCGGCAACGAGATCGGCCTGCTGCTCGGCTGGCGCGCCGCCGCGCGCGCGGCCGGCGAGGCCCGCCCCGGAGCCTCGCTCGCCTGCTCGCTCGTCTCCTCCCCCGGCCTGCAGACCGTCGCGGAGCACTACGGCCTGGACTTCCACGCGACCCTCACCGGTTTCAAGTGGATCTCCCGCGCCCCCGGGATCGTCTACGGCTTCGAGGAGGCCCTCGGCTACCTCGTCAATCCCGAGACGGTGCGCGACAAGGACGGCATCTCCGCGGCTGTCGCGATCCTCGGCATGATCGCCGAGGCGCGCGAACAGGGTCACACGCTCGCCGACCTGCTGACCCAGTTCCAGGAGACCTTCGGGTTCTTCCAGTCCGGGCAGGTGTCGCTGCGGGTGGAGGACGTGTCGGTGATCTCCCGGATCATGGCGGTGCTGCGCGCGGCCCCTCCGGCCGCCCTCGGCACCGTGGCCGTCACGCGCATCGACGACCTGCTGACAGGCGTGGACGGCTTCCCGCCCGGCGACGTGCTGCGGCTGTGGCTGGCCGACGGGTCGCGCGTCATCGTGCGCCCGAGCGGCACCGAGCCGAAGCTCAAGGCGTACCTCGACGTGCGCGGCGAGACCGCGGCCGACGCCGCCGCCCGTCTGGCCGCACTCGACGCCGCCGCGCGGGAGCTGATCGCGGCGGCGCAGAGCTGATCGCGGCGGCGCAGGGCTGATCGCGGCCGCCAGGGCCTGAGCGCCCGGGCGGGTGACGGCTGGGCGGGTGGCGGTCGGGTGGCGGGCGCGCGGGTGAGGGCCTGGCCGGGTGGCGCCGGGGCGGGTGGCGGGCCGGGCCCGGGCCGTATTCAGTCTCCTCGCCGCGGGCCCGGCAGCCTCAGCCCGGAATCCCGGGAGCGAGCGCGCGGGCCTGGCACGGGCGGACTGAGTTAGGAACACGCGTAGGCTCGAACCCGTGCTGCTGACCGACCCCGCCGTCCTCGAGAACCCGTTCGTCCGGCTGGAACCGCTCAGCCACGCCCACGCGGACGACCTCACCGACGCTGGCGAGGGGCTGGAGTACGCGTGGTACACGTCGGTCCCGGCATCGGTGCCCGACGAGATCACGCACCGTCTCGCCGAGCGGGATGCCGGGAGGATGAACCCCTTCGCCGTCATCGTCGGCGGCCGCGCCGTGGGCATGACGACCTTCTGCGGGATCGACCTCGACAGCCCGCGGGTCGAGGTGGGCTACACGTGGCTGTCGCCGACGGTGCAGCGCACCGCCGTCAACACCGCCGCGAAGCTGCTGATCCTGGGCCACGCGTTCGAGGCGTGCGAGGTGATCGCGGTGCAACTGTGCACCCACTGGCACAACCGCCAGTCGCGCGCGGCGATCGAGCGGCTCGGCGCCAAGCGCGACGGCGTGCTGCGCAATCACCGCCGCGGACCCGACGGGTCGCTGCGCGACACCGTCGTGTACTCGATCCTCCCGCACGAGTGGCCCGCCGTCCGCAACGGACTGCAGGCGCGCCTCGCCCGCGGCTGACGCGCCCGTCGCCCCGCCTCATCGCGCTGGCCGCGCGCTAACTGCAAGGGATCGTCAGCGGCACGCCGCTGCCGCCCCGGCATCCGCGGCGTGTCGCCCACGCGACCTTGCAGTTCGCGGGCACGGGCGGGCACGGCGGCGGGCACGGGCACTCGCGCACAGTCACCGGCAGGCGCAGCACCCCACCCCACCGCGCTCCTCAGCCGTCGACGACGGCGACGAGCTCATCGAGGAACGGCCCGAACGCCGTGCCGCGGCGGACGATCCGCTGCACGCTCTCGCGCTCGCTGAACACCTCGACGAGCTGCTCGAAGACCGTCTGGAACGCCTCGCGGTCGCTCTGCGAGAACGCGACCATCGCGATCACCTGCACGCGCCCCTGATCTCCCGCCGGTGACGGCGGGCCCCACGGCATCGAAGGATCGGCGAGCGCCACAGCGATCGCGGTGCGGCTCGCGGTCATGCCGAGCGCGTGCGGGACGGCGAGCGCGTCGGTGAACGCCGTCGACGACAGCCGCTCGCGTTCGAGCGTGCGCTCCACGTAGTCCTCGTCGATGACGCCCTGCGCGACCAGTCGCGCCCCCAGCATCCGGATGACGCTCTCTTCGTCGGCATCCGGCGGCACCTCAGCGACGAAGGCGTCGGCCGAGAAGTACCGCTCCAGCTCCGCCCGCAG from Microbacterium aurum carries:
- a CDS encoding phospho-sugar mutase, giving the protein MSDVRAAARAWLAQDPDPDTQAELTNLIARDEAGDADAAAELADRFSARLQFGTAGLRGRLGAGSNRMNRVLVSQAAAGFAAYLREKAAPGTTPTVVIGYDGRRNSDVFARDSAELFAGAGLRAVLLPRLLPTPVLAFAVRHLGAAAGVMVTASHNPPDDNGYKVYLGGADEGSQIVAPADAEIAAHIDRVAAASVVADLPRGAYETADESVVQAYIAATATVAPASAGAAGMTWVYTAMHGVGYETLRAILHLAGYPEPTVVEAQIAPDGRFPTVAFPNPEEPGAMDLAFETARQADAEFVIANDPDADRLAVAIPDAAADGGWRRLTGNEIGLLLGWRAAARAAGEARPGASLACSLVSSPGLQTVAEHYGLDFHATLTGFKWISRAPGIVYGFEEALGYLVNPETVRDKDGISAAVAILGMIAEAREQGHTLADLLTQFQETFGFFQSGQVSLRVEDVSVISRIMAVLRAAPPAALGTVAVTRIDDLLTGVDGFPPGDVLRLWLADGSRVIVRPSGTEPKLKAYLDVRGETAADAAARLAALDAAARELIAAAQS
- a CDS encoding GNAT family N-acetyltransferase is translated as MLLTDPAVLENPFVRLEPLSHAHADDLTDAGEGLEYAWYTSVPASVPDEITHRLAERDAGRMNPFAVIVGGRAVGMTTFCGIDLDSPRVEVGYTWLSPTVQRTAVNTAAKLLILGHAFEACEVIAVQLCTHWHNRQSRAAIERLGAKRDGVLRNHRRGPDGSLRDTVVYSILPHEWPAVRNGLQARLARG